The following proteins come from a genomic window of Micromonospora zamorensis:
- a CDS encoding EcsC family protein, whose product MTDTPPVGGQPAAPAPQPSVGLPTGPVDAPEGPPARLWDRMRDDPQYAPEHLALEAVRRLGPEAAQWAVRARAEQPGVSADVLADQAARKFVNLARLSGAVSGAAGLPGAVIDVGVLAWTQARMVLHIAAAYDVDPLHGDRATDLLVLQRVHKVAESARLALGVAAGRERADALFGSGGRRPLGRVMLQLGVRLAQMAGVRAAKRMVAKIIPGAAIVLGTWANSSATKDLAQRSRALYRSRGVAVPEPRRH is encoded by the coding sequence GTGACCGACACCCCACCCGTCGGCGGCCAACCTGCCGCCCCTGCCCCCCAGCCGTCCGTCGGCCTGCCGACCGGGCCGGTGGACGCCCCCGAGGGTCCGCCGGCCCGTCTCTGGGACCGGATGCGCGACGATCCGCAGTACGCCCCGGAGCACCTGGCCCTTGAGGCGGTGCGCCGGCTCGGGCCGGAGGCCGCGCAGTGGGCCGTCCGGGCCCGAGCGGAACAGCCCGGGGTGTCGGCCGACGTCCTTGCCGACCAGGCGGCCCGCAAGTTCGTCAACCTGGCCCGACTGTCCGGCGCCGTCTCCGGAGCGGCAGGGCTGCCCGGGGCCGTGATCGACGTGGGCGTCCTGGCCTGGACCCAGGCGCGGATGGTGCTGCACATCGCCGCCGCGTACGACGTCGACCCGCTGCACGGCGACCGGGCCACCGACCTGTTGGTGCTCCAGCGCGTGCACAAGGTCGCCGAGAGCGCCCGGCTGGCCCTCGGTGTGGCCGCCGGTCGGGAACGCGCCGACGCGCTCTTCGGCTCCGGCGGCCGGCGCCCGCTCGGCCGGGTCATGCTGCAACTCGGCGTCCGGCTGGCCCAGATGGCCGGCGTCCGGGCCGCCAAGCGGATGGTCGCCAAGATCATCCCAGGTGCGGCCATCGTCCTCGGCACCTGGGCCAACTCGTCCGCCACGAAGGACCTGGCGCAGCGATCCCGGGCCCTGTACCGCTCCCGCGGCGTCGCCGTCCCGGAGCCCCGCCGCCACTGA
- a CDS encoding GDSL-type esterase/lipase family protein — protein sequence MPRRGVTALACLAALVALACEGGTSATPRPTKSAPPSSGPGGIAALGDSITTGFASCLVLTSCERNSWSTGDGLRVESHYRRLLEQNSAIRDRTYNHARPGARADALEGQAQAAVRDRADYVTVLIGANDVCRGGVDAMTPVAQFRADVDRGLRVLRTGRPKARVLVVSIPDLYRLWEVGHDDARAVRAWRRGICPSLLAEATSTAPADRARRAAVRDRINAYNTELVAACRAYGSRCRHDGGAVHKVRFTLDLLNPLDWFHPNATGQGRLAEVTWRSSGLAN from the coding sequence ATGCCTCGACGGGGGGTCACCGCCCTGGCCTGTCTCGCGGCGCTGGTGGCGCTGGCCTGCGAGGGCGGCACCTCCGCGACACCCCGTCCCACCAAGAGCGCACCGCCGTCGAGCGGCCCGGGCGGCATCGCCGCACTCGGAGACTCGATCACCACCGGCTTCGCCTCCTGCCTCGTGCTCACCTCATGCGAGCGCAACTCCTGGTCGACCGGGGACGGCCTGCGGGTGGAGAGCCACTACCGGCGACTGCTGGAACAGAATTCGGCGATCCGCGACCGGACGTACAACCACGCCCGTCCCGGCGCCCGCGCGGACGCGCTGGAGGGTCAGGCCCAGGCAGCGGTACGCGACCGCGCCGACTACGTCACCGTGCTGATCGGCGCCAACGACGTCTGTCGGGGCGGGGTGGACGCGATGACCCCGGTGGCGCAGTTCCGGGCCGACGTCGACCGGGGCCTACGGGTGCTGCGGACCGGCCGACCGAAGGCCCGGGTGCTGGTGGTGAGCATCCCCGACCTGTACCGGCTCTGGGAGGTCGGGCACGACGACGCCCGGGCCGTACGGGCGTGGAGGCGGGGCATCTGCCCGTCCCTGCTGGCCGAGGCGACCTCGACCGCGCCCGCCGACCGGGCGCGCCGGGCCGCCGTCCGGGACCGGATCAACGCGTACAACACCGAGTTGGTGGCGGCCTGCCGGGCGTACGGCTCCCGCTGCCGGCACGACGGTGGAGCGGTGCACAAGGTCCGATTCACTCTGGACCTGCTCAACCCGCTGGACTGGTTCCACCCCAACGCCACCGGCCAGGGCCGGCTCGCCGAGGTCACCTGGCGCTCGTCCGGCCTGGCCAACTGA
- a CDS encoding peptidase M23: protein MRDDGTLDDPYAPSTPTADTEDGTSTERTTTASRLRAYARDLTGRRRAQVALATGVVCCLGLAAVAQVRDESADAATREGAISNSELAQRAEQQSASRGLDRVAAPSTSAAVPSTAATPADPDTSAPARKAAPARPTDPAPVAGLDEDQMENAEAIVRAGRKMGVPRRGLVIAVATAMQESNLYNVASGVLPESQDYPHQGVGWDHDSVGLFQQRSSSGWGPVGRLMDPEFATRQFLAALEQVPGWQRMRLTDAAQAVQVSAYPEHYQQHEWRATRVVDAIVPTGR from the coding sequence ATGCGTGACGACGGCACCCTCGACGACCCGTATGCCCCGAGTACCCCCACTGCCGATACGGAGGATGGCACCTCAACCGAACGGACAACCACCGCGAGTCGGCTTCGGGCGTACGCCCGGGACCTGACCGGTCGACGCCGGGCGCAGGTGGCGCTGGCGACGGGCGTGGTGTGCTGCCTCGGCCTGGCCGCCGTCGCACAGGTCCGCGACGAGTCCGCCGACGCGGCGACGCGGGAGGGGGCGATCTCCAACTCCGAGTTGGCGCAGCGCGCCGAGCAGCAGAGTGCGTCCCGTGGCCTCGACCGGGTGGCTGCCCCGAGCACCTCCGCCGCTGTTCCGTCCACCGCGGCGACCCCCGCCGACCCGGACACCAGCGCGCCGGCCCGGAAGGCCGCCCCGGCTCGCCCGACCGACCCGGCGCCCGTCGCCGGGCTGGACGAGGACCAGATGGAGAACGCGGAGGCGATCGTCCGTGCCGGCCGCAAGATGGGGGTGCCCCGGCGTGGGCTGGTGATCGCGGTGGCCACCGCCATGCAGGAGAGCAACCTCTACAACGTGGCCAGCGGCGTGCTGCCCGAGTCGCAGGACTACCCGCACCAGGGCGTTGGCTGGGACCACGACTCGGTCGGGTTGTTCCAGCAGCGTTCGAGCAGCGGTTGGGGCCCGGTGGGTCGGCTGATGGACCCCGAGTTCGCCACCCGGCAGTTCCTCGCCGCGCTGGAGCAGGTGCCCGGCTGGCAGCGGATGCGGCTCACCGACGCCGCTCAGGCGGTGCAGGTCTCCGCGTACCCCGAGCACTACCAGCAGCACGAGTGGCGGGCCACCCGGGTCGTCGACGCCATCGTGCCGACGGGACGGTAA
- a CDS encoding NADP-dependent succinic semialdehyde dehydrogenase, with the protein MPHIATTNPATGQVLKTYEAMSTEQLDGAIERADLAYQQLRETTVDQRAQWMNAAADLLDAERAEIARIMTTEMGKTYVSAQAEVTKCATAARFYADKAPAFLADEPADADAVKATRAFIRYQPIGVVLAVMPWNFPLWQVMRFAAPALMAGNTGLLKHASNVPQTALLLEDVFRRAGFPEGAFTTVLVGSEAVERILSDPRVRAATLTGSEPAGRSIAQIAGRELKKTVLELGGSDPFVVMPSADVDRAAEVATTARCQNNGQSCIAAKRFIVHTDVFDAFAEKFAANMAALRVGDPMDPDTDVGPLASERGRDEVHAQVQDAVDNGATVLCGGELPSGDGWFYPPTVVTDLTPQMRMWSEEVFGPVAGLFRVSSYEEAIEVANGTSFGLGSNAWTRDPAEQERFATDLDAGNVFINGMTTSYPELPFGGVKNSGYGRELSALGMREFCNTKTVWVGEGAASAGTGAHAE; encoded by the coding sequence ATGCCCCACATCGCCACCACCAACCCCGCCACCGGCCAGGTGCTCAAGACCTATGAGGCGATGTCCACCGAGCAACTCGACGGTGCCATCGAGCGCGCCGACCTCGCGTACCAGCAGTTGCGGGAGACGACCGTCGACCAGCGCGCCCAGTGGATGAACGCCGCCGCCGACCTGCTCGACGCCGAGCGCGCCGAGATCGCCCGGATCATGACCACGGAGATGGGCAAGACCTACGTGTCGGCGCAGGCCGAGGTGACGAAGTGCGCCACGGCCGCCCGCTTCTACGCCGACAAGGCCCCGGCGTTCCTCGCCGACGAACCGGCCGACGCCGACGCCGTGAAGGCGACCCGGGCGTTCATCCGCTACCAGCCGATCGGTGTGGTGCTCGCGGTGATGCCGTGGAACTTCCCGCTCTGGCAGGTGATGCGCTTCGCCGCGCCGGCGCTGATGGCCGGCAACACCGGCCTGCTCAAGCACGCCTCGAACGTGCCGCAGACCGCGCTGCTGCTGGAGGACGTGTTTCGGCGGGCCGGCTTCCCCGAGGGGGCCTTCACCACAGTGCTGGTCGGCTCGGAGGCCGTCGAGAGGATCCTCAGCGACCCCCGGGTGCGCGCCGCCACGCTCACCGGCAGCGAGCCGGCCGGCCGGTCCATCGCCCAGATCGCCGGACGGGAGCTGAAGAAGACCGTCCTCGAACTCGGCGGCAGCGACCCCTTCGTCGTGATGCCCTCGGCCGACGTGGACCGGGCCGCCGAGGTGGCCACCACGGCCCGCTGCCAGAACAACGGCCAGTCCTGCATCGCCGCGAAGCGGTTCATCGTGCACACCGACGTGTTCGACGCCTTCGCCGAGAAGTTCGCCGCGAACATGGCCGCGCTGCGGGTCGGCGACCCGATGGACCCGGACACCGACGTGGGGCCGCTGGCCAGCGAGCGGGGCCGTGACGAGGTGCACGCCCAGGTCCAGGACGCCGTGGACAACGGCGCGACAGTGCTCTGCGGTGGCGAGCTGCCAAGCGGCGACGGCTGGTTCTACCCGCCGACAGTGGTCACCGACCTCACCCCGCAGATGCGGATGTGGTCCGAGGAGGTCTTCGGCCCGGTCGCCGGCCTGTTCCGGGTCTCCTCGTACGAGGAGGCGATCGAGGTCGCCAACGGCACCAGCTTCGGGCTCGGCTCGAACGCCTGGACGCGGGACCCGGCCGAGCAGGAGCGTTTCGCCACGGACCTGGACGCGGGCAACGTCTTCATCAACGGCATGACGACGTCCTACCCGGAGTTGCCGTTCGGTGGTGTGAAGAACTCGGGCTACGGGCGCGAGCTGTCGGCGCTGGGCATGCGGGAGTTCTGCAACACCAAGACGGTCTGGGTGGGTGAGGGCGCCGCCTCGGCCGGCACCGGGGCGCACGCCGAGTAG
- a CDS encoding DUF6343 family protein — protein MTRSQPRRARGTVGHANSALNLRLTLASFGLVIMVLFAVLAFWAGIAWLGVVCAIFAVVAVVDLVVIQRRRAARRREEPGVRHSLFE, from the coding sequence ATGACGAGATCGCAGCCCCGGCGTGCCCGTGGCACGGTCGGCCACGCGAACAGCGCGCTGAACCTCCGTCTCACCCTCGCCAGCTTCGGGCTGGTGATCATGGTGCTCTTCGCGGTGCTGGCATTCTGGGCCGGCATTGCCTGGCTGGGCGTCGTCTGTGCGATCTTCGCTGTGGTCGCCGTGGTCGACCTGGTCGTGATCCAGCGCCGCCGCGCCGCCCGCCGCCGCGAGGAGCCGGGCGTACGACACTCGTTGTTCGAGTGA
- a CDS encoding antibiotic biosynthesis monooxygenase codes for MSLTLAVPVTVAIARRVDPARSSEMVAWMRAGTALAEAFPGFLGAGWVQSGPGSPEWHMLYRFADAETLHRWEESPQRHWWLSSAQGIVEHTRVERRTGIEGWFDPPLEHSVDPVEPVGPVGPTTPPRWKQAVTIWLAFFPLSLSATLLTSRFLDAVPLAARVLLMTLCLTPLMTYLVLPRITRALHWWLHGQPAPWRAL; via the coding sequence ATGTCATTGACCCTCGCCGTGCCGGTGACCGTCGCCATCGCCCGCCGTGTCGACCCGGCACGGTCCAGCGAGATGGTGGCGTGGATGCGGGCCGGCACCGCGTTGGCCGAGGCGTTCCCCGGGTTCCTCGGCGCCGGCTGGGTGCAGAGCGGCCCCGGTTCGCCGGAGTGGCACATGCTCTACCGCTTCGCCGACGCCGAGACGCTGCACCGGTGGGAGGAGTCGCCGCAGCGGCACTGGTGGCTCAGTTCGGCGCAGGGCATCGTCGAGCACACCCGGGTCGAGCGGCGTACCGGGATCGAGGGCTGGTTCGACCCTCCGCTTGAGCACTCGGTGGACCCGGTCGAGCCGGTCGGCCCGGTCGGGCCGACCACGCCTCCGAGGTGGAAGCAGGCGGTGACGATCTGGCTGGCGTTCTTTCCGCTGAGCCTCAGCGCCACCCTGCTGACCAGCCGTTTCCTCGACGCGGTGCCGCTGGCGGCACGGGTGCTGCTGATGACCCTCTGCCTGACCCCGCTGATGACCTATCTTGTGCTGCCCCGGATCACCCGGGCGCTGCACTGGTGGCTGCACGGTCAGCCGGCGCCCTGGCGGGCCTTATAG
- a CDS encoding TIGR03885 family FMN-dependent LLM class oxidoreductase codes for MTSFGFHASHEQIGPRALLEAVMHAERAGFDAAMCSDHFSPWSARQGESGFAWSWLGSALQATGMPFGVVNAPGQRYHPAIIAQAIGTLGAMYPGRFWAALGTGEASNEHITGDPWPRKDVRAARLRECVDVIRALLAGEEVSHDGLVRVDRARLWTRPEQPPALVGAAVSVATARWCAEWADGLITVNAPKAHLREMIDAYRDAGGRGPLHLQVHVSWASEQAQAEAIAHEQWRSNVFAPPVCWDLETVEHFDVVSADVPAQRVAEVVNVSADLGRHVGWLEEYVELGFDQIALHHVGQEQRGFIDAFGAEVLPKLRPAG; via the coding sequence ATGACGTCGTTCGGTTTTCACGCCTCGCATGAGCAGATCGGTCCACGCGCCCTGTTGGAGGCGGTGATGCACGCCGAGCGGGCCGGCTTCGACGCGGCCATGTGCTCCGACCACTTCTCGCCGTGGAGCGCCCGGCAGGGCGAGTCCGGCTTCGCCTGGTCCTGGCTGGGCTCCGCGTTGCAGGCCACCGGCATGCCGTTCGGCGTTGTCAACGCGCCCGGCCAGCGGTACCACCCGGCGATCATCGCGCAGGCGATCGGCACGCTCGGCGCGATGTACCCGGGCCGGTTCTGGGCGGCGCTGGGCACCGGCGAGGCCAGCAACGAGCACATCACCGGCGACCCGTGGCCGCGCAAGGACGTACGCGCCGCCCGGCTGCGCGAGTGCGTGGACGTGATCCGCGCGCTGTTGGCCGGCGAGGAGGTCAGCCACGACGGCCTGGTCCGGGTGGACCGGGCCCGGCTGTGGACCCGCCCGGAGCAGCCGCCCGCGTTGGTCGGCGCCGCCGTCAGCGTGGCCACCGCCCGCTGGTGCGCCGAGTGGGCGGACGGGCTAATCACCGTGAACGCGCCGAAGGCACACCTGCGCGAGATGATCGACGCGTACCGGGACGCCGGTGGGCGCGGGCCACTGCACCTGCAGGTGCACGTCTCCTGGGCGTCTGAGCAGGCGCAGGCCGAGGCCATCGCCCACGAACAGTGGCGCAGCAACGTCTTCGCCCCGCCGGTCTGCTGGGACCTGGAGACCGTCGAGCACTTCGACGTGGTCTCCGCGGACGTGCCGGCGCAGCGGGTCGCCGAGGTGGTCAACGTGTCCGCGGACCTGGGTCGGCATGTCGGCTGGTTGGAAGAGTACGTCGAACTCGGCTTCGACCAGATCGCCCTGCACCACGTCGGGCAGGAGCAGCGCGGCTTCATCGACGCGTTCGGCGCGGAGGTGCTGCCGAAGTTGCGCCCGGCTGGCTGA